A section of the Neofelis nebulosa isolate mNeoNeb1 chromosome 12, mNeoNeb1.pri, whole genome shotgun sequence genome encodes:
- the EDF1 gene encoding endothelial differentiation-related factor 1: protein MAESDWDTVTVLRKKGPTAAQAKSKQAILAAQRRGEDVETSKKWAAGQNKQHSITKNTAKLDRETEELHHDRVTLEVGKVIQQGRQSKGLTQKDLATKINEKPQVIADYESGRAIPNNQVLGKIERAIGLKLRGKDIGKPIEKGPRAK, encoded by the exons ATGGCCGAGAGCGACTGGGACACGGTGACGGTGCTGCGCAAGAAGGGCCCCACGGCCGCCCAGGCCAAGTCCAAGCAG GCTATCCTAGCAGCTCAGAGACGGGGAGAAGATGTGGAGACTTCCAAGAAGT GGGCCGCCGGCCAGAACAAACAGCATTCGATCACCAAGAACACGGCCAAGCTGGACCGGGAGACTGAGGAGCTGCACCACGACCGGGTGACCCTGGAGGTGGGCAAGGTGATCCAGCAAGGCCGGCAGAGCAAGGGGCTGACTCAGAAGGACTTGGCCACG AAAATCAACGAAAAGCCACAGGTCATCGCGGACTATGAAAGCGGACGGGCCATTCCTAATAACCAGGTTCTGGGCAAGATCGAGAGAGCTATCG GCCTGAAGCTCCGGGGGAAGGATATCGGGAAGCCGATTGAGAAGGGGCCCAGGGCGAAATGA
- the MAMDC4 gene encoding apical endosomal glycoprotein isoform X2, with the protein MRLPHHLLLALLLAAGPPGRAWVPNDCRAPSEAACNFVCDCPDCSDEAQCGYHGVSPAPGAPFACDFERDSCGWRDISTSGYRWLRDRAGATLEPLGPRSDHTLGTDLGWYTAVGTHRGKEASTAALRSPVLHDAAPTCELRLWHHTATGDVAELRLELTHRAETLTLWQSSGPWGPGWQELVVATGRIRGDFWVTFSATRNATHRGTVALDDVVFRACGLPTPQARCPLGYHHCGNMACVEPHQLCDGEDNCGDGSDEDTPTCRRHTATDFETGLGPWNRSEGWARNHSAGPRPPAWPRRDHSRNSAQGSFLVSVAEPSAPAVLSSPEFQASGPHHCSLIFYHYLHGSEGGCLQLFLQIQSPGSPQGPVLLRRRHGELGAAWVRDRVDVQSDHPFRILLTGHTGPGGVVSLDDLILSDHCQPVPEVSGSPPGLWAAAPWRQPSSLRPRDFCEPGHLSCGDLCVPPEQLCDFQQQCEGGEDEQDCGTTDFEPLTAGGWEDASVGRLQWGRLLAQESRGPGAGARRTAAGHFLSLQRAWGQLAAEARVLTPPLGPSGPRCELHMAYYFQSNPQGFLALVVVEDSNRELVWQAPGSSQGWRMDRVLLGARRRPFRLEFVGLVDLDGPGQQGAGVDDVTLKDCSPVTATEKDSEVSCNFERDTCGWYTGHLTDAHWRRIQSHGPGYDHTTGRGYFLLLDPTEPPARGPGAHLLTQPQVPTAPQECLSFWYHLHGPQIGTLRLVLRREGEADTLLWSRTGTHGNHWHEAWATLHHQPGSGTKYQLLFEGSRDGYHGTMGLDDVALRPGPCWAPRRCSFEDSACGFSSGGQGLWTRQPNATGHAAWGPRADHTTGTAQGHYMMVDTSPRALPPGHVASLTSEEHQPLARPACLTFWYHLSLRNPGTLQVHVGEAERQQVLSISAHGGSAWRLGSVDVQAERAWRVVFEAVAAGVEHSYIALDDLLLQDGPCPRPASCDFEAGLCGWSHLAWPGLGGYSWDWSSGAAPSRYPQPLVDHTLGTETGHFVLFETHVLGPGGQAAWLHSQPLPATEASCLRFWYHMGFPEHFYKGQLRVLLNSARGQLAVWSMGGRLRHQWLLGQVEVASAEEFQIVFEATLSGQPAVGPIALDDVEYLDGRHCQLPAPGRGDTVVATSVPAAVGGALVVLVLLVLLGLAGRRWLQKGGCPSQGETAAVAPGFDNIVFNADGVTLPASLTDSQ; encoded by the exons ATGCGTCTGCCCCACCACCTCCTGCTGGCCTTGCTCCTGG CAGCAGGGCCCCCAGGCCGGGCCTGGGTCCCCAACGACTGCAGGGCCCCCAGCGAGGCCGCGTGCAATTTCGTGTGTGACTGCCCAGACTGCTCTGACGAGGCCCAGTGCG GTTACCACGGGGTCTCGCCCGCCCCGGGCGCCCCCTTCGCCTGTGACTTCGAGCGAGACTCCTGCGGCTGGCGGGACATCAGCACCTCAGGCTACAGGTGGCTGCGAGACCGGGCAGGAGCCACACTGGAGCCTCTGGGGCCGCGCTCAGACCACACTCTCGGCACAGACCTCG GCTGGTACACGGCTGTTGGCACGCACCGCGGGAAAGAGGCGTCCACGGCAGCCCTGCGCTCCCCTGTCCTGCACGACGCCGCCCCCACCTGTGAGCTGAGGCTCTGGCACCACACGGCCACTGGAG ATGTGGCTGAGCTGCGGCTAGAGCTGACCCACAGGGCCGAGACGCTGACCCTGTGGCAGAGCTCTGGGCCCTGGGGCCCAGGCTGGCAGGAGCTGGTGGTGGCCACTGGCCGCATCCGGGGCGACTTCTGG GTGACCTTCTCTGCCACCCGAAATGCCACCCACAGGGGCACCGTGGCCTTGGACGACGTGGTCTTCCGGGCCTGTGGGCTGCCCA CCCCCCAGGCACGCTGCCCCCTGGGGTACCACCACTGTGGGAACATGGCCTGCGTGGAGCCCCACCAGCTGTGCGACGGAGAGGACAACTGTGGGGACGGCTCAGATGAGGACACGCCCACCTGCC GCCGCCACACGGCCACCGACTTCGAGACGGGCCTGGGCCCGTGGAACCGCTCGGAGGGCTGGGCCCGGAACCACAGTGCCGGCCCCAGGCCGCCAGCCTGGCCGCGCCGGGACCACAGCCGCAATAGCGCGCAGG GCTCCTTCCTGGTCTCCGTGGCCGAGCCCAGCGCCCCCGCTGTCCTCTCCAGCCCCGAGTTCCAAGCCTCAGGCCCCCACCACTGCTCG CTTATCTTCTACCACTACCTGCACGGGTCTGAGGGTGGCTGCCTCCAGCTGTTCCTGCAGATTCAGAGCCCAGGCTCCCCTCAGGGCCCCGTCCTGCTGCGCAGGCGCCACGGAGAGCTGGGGGCCGCCTGGGTCCGAGACCGGGTCGACGTCCAGAGCGACCACCCCTTCCGG ATTCTGCTCACTGGGCACACAGGCCCAGGCGGTGTCGTGAGTTTGGATGACCTCATCCTGTCGGACCACTGCCAGCCAGTCCCAG AGGTGTCTGGATCACCTCCTGGGCTCTGGGCCGCAGCCCCCTGGCGCCAGCCGTCCAGCCTGCGGCCCCGGGACTTCTGCGAGCCGGGACATCTTTCCTGCGGGGACCTGTGCGTCCCCCCAGAGCAGCTCTGTGACTTCCAGCAACAGTGCGAGGGGGGCGAGGATGAGCAGGACTGTG GCACCACGGACTTTGAGCCCCTCACAGCGGGGGGCTGGGAGGATGCCAGCGTGGGGCGACTGCAGTGGGGGCGTCTCCTGGCCCAGGAGAGCCGGGGCCCTGGCGCAGGCGCCCGCAGGACTGCTGCTG GGCACTTCCTGTCCCTGCAGAGGGCCTGGGGACAGCTGGCGGCAGAGGCCCGGGTCCTCACACCTCCCCTGGGTCCCTCGGGCCCCCGCTGTGAGCTCCACATGGCTTACTATTTCCAGAGTAACCCCCAAg GCTTCCTGGCCCTGGTCGTGGTGGAGGACAGCAACCGTGAGCTGGTGTGGCAAGCCCCGGGCAGCAGCCAGGGCTGGAGGATGGACAGAGTCCTTCTTGGGGCACGCCGCCGGCCTTTCCGC CTGGAGTTTGTCGGCCTGGTGGATTTGGACGGCCCTGGCCAGCAGGGCGCTGGAGTGGACGATGTGACCTTGAAGGACTGCAGCCCCGTGACAGCCACTGAGAAGGACTCAG AGGTCTCCTGTAACTTCGAGCGGGACACGTGCGGCTGGTACACCGGCCACCTCACAGATGCCCACTGGCGCCGGATCCAGAGCCACGGCCCCGGGTACGACCACACCACAGGCCGAG GCTACTTCTTGCTTCTGGACCCCACGGAGCCCCCAGCCCGGGGCCCTGGTGCCCACCTGCTCACCCAGCCCCAGGTGCCCACAGCTCCTCAGGAGTGCCTCTCCTTCTGGTATCACCTCCACGGGCCCCAGATCG GGACACTGCGCCTGGTGCTGAGGCgggaaggagaggcagacacGCTCCTGTGGTCACGGACCGGCACCCATGGCAACCACTGGCACGAGGCCTGGGCCACCCTCCACCACCAGCCGGGCTCTGGCACCAAGTACCAA ctgcTGTTCGAGGGCTCCCGGGACGGCTACCACGGCACGATGGGCCTGGACGACGTGGCCCTGCGACCCGGGCCCTGCTGGGCCCCCAGGCGGTGCTCCTTTGAGGACTCAGCCTGTGGCTTCTCCAGCGGGGGCCAAGGCCTCTGGACGCGCCAGCCCAATGCCACGGGCCACGCCGCCTGGGGCCCCCGCGCTGACCACACCACGGGGACGGCTCAAG GGCACTACATGATGGTGGACACGAGCCCCCGGGCCCTGCCCCCCGGCCACGTGGCCTCCCTGACCTCAGAGGAGCACCAGCCTCTGGCCCGGCCTGCCTGCCTGACCTTCTGGTACCACCTGAGCCTCAGAAACCCAG GCACCCTGCAGGTCCACGTGGGGGAGGCCGAGAGGCAGCAGGTGCTCAGCATCAGTGCCCACGGAGGGTCCGCCTGGCGCCTGGGGAGTGTGGACGTGCAGGCCGAGAGGGCCTGGAGG GTGGTGTTCGAGGCGGTAGCCGCCGGCGTGGAGCACTCCTATATCGCGCTGGACGACCTGCTCCTCCAGGACGGGCCCTGCCCTCGGCCAG CTTCCTGTGACTTTGAGGCTGGCCTGTGTGGCTGGAGTCatctggcctggcctggcctgggaggGTACAGCTGGGACTGGAGCAGTGGGGCCGCACCTTCCCGctacccccagcccctggtggaTCACACTCTGGGCACAGAGACAG GACACTTCGTGCTCTTTGAAACCCACGTGCTGGGCCCGGGGGGCCAGGCAGCCTGGCTGCACAGCCAGCCTCTGCCCGCCACCGAGGCCTCCTGCCTCCGCTTCTGGTACCACATGGGCTTCCCGGAGCACTTCT ACAAGGGCCAGCTGCGGGTGCTCCTGAACAGCGCCCGGGGCCAGCTGGCCGTGTGGAGCATGGGCGGGCGCCTGCGGCACCAGTGGCTGCTGGGCCAGGTGGAGGTGGCCAGCGCAGAGGAGTTCCAG ATCGTGTTTGAAGCCACTCTAAGCGGCCAGCCAGCCGTGGGGCCCATCGCCCTGGACGACGTCGAGTATCTGGACGGACGGCACTGCCAGCTGCCTGCACCCGGCCGGG GGGACACGGTAGTGGCCACATCGGTGCCAGCCGCGGTCGGCGGTGCCCTCGTCGTCCTTGTCCTCCTCGTCCTGCTAGGACTGGCGGGACGACGCTGGCTGCAGAAGGGGGGCTGCCCGTCGCAGGGCGAGACAGCGGCTGTGGCCCCCGGCTTTGACAACATCGTCTTCAATGCG gACGGTGTCACTCTGCCGGCCTCACTCACCGACAGCCAGTAG
- the MAMDC4 gene encoding apical endosomal glycoprotein isoform X1, producing MRLPHHLLLALLLAAGPPGRAWVPNDCRAPSEAACNFVCDCPDCSDEAQCGYHGVSPAPGAPFACDFERDSCGWRDISTSGYRWLRDRAGATLEPLGPRSDHTLGTDLGWYTAVGTHRGKEASTAALRSPVLHDAAPTCELRLWHHTATGDVAELRLELTHRAETLTLWQSSGPWGPGWQELVVATGRIRGDFWVTFSATRNATHRGTVALDDVVFRACGLPTPQARCPLGYHHCGNMACVEPHQLCDGEDNCGDGSDEDTPTCRRHTATDFETGLGPWNRSEGWARNHSAGPRPPAWPRRDHSRNSAQGSFLVSVAEPSAPAVLSSPEFQASGPHHCSLIFYHYLHGSEGGCLQLFLQIQSPGSPQGPVLLRRRHGELGAAWVRDRVDVQSDHPFRILLTGHTGPGGVVSLDDLILSDHCQPVPEVSGSPPGLWAAAPWRQPSSLRPRDFCEPGHLSCGDLCVPPEQLCDFQQQCEGGEDEQDCGTTDFEPLTAGGWEDASVGRLQWGRLLAQESRGPGAGARRTAAGHFLSLQRAWGQLAAEARVLTPPLGPSGPRCELHMAYYFQSNPQGFLALVVVEDSNRELVWQAPGSSQGWRMDRVLLGARRRPFRLEFVGLVDLDGPGQQGAGVDDVTLKDCSPVTATEKDSEVSCNFERDTCGWYTGHLTDAHWRRIQSHGPGYDHTTGRAQPGVPAAGYFLLLDPTEPPARGPGAHLLTQPQVPTAPQECLSFWYHLHGPQIGTLRLVLRREGEADTLLWSRTGTHGNHWHEAWATLHHQPGSGTKYQLLFEGSRDGYHGTMGLDDVALRPGPCWAPRRCSFEDSACGFSSGGQGLWTRQPNATGHAAWGPRADHTTGTAQGHYMMVDTSPRALPPGHVASLTSEEHQPLARPACLTFWYHLSLRNPGTLQVHVGEAERQQVLSISAHGGSAWRLGSVDVQAERAWRVVFEAVAAGVEHSYIALDDLLLQDGPCPRPASCDFEAGLCGWSHLAWPGLGGYSWDWSSGAAPSRYPQPLVDHTLGTETGHFVLFETHVLGPGGQAAWLHSQPLPATEASCLRFWYHMGFPEHFYKGQLRVLLNSARGQLAVWSMGGRLRHQWLLGQVEVASAEEFQIVFEATLSGQPAVGPIALDDVEYLDGRHCQLPAPGRGDTVVATSVPAAVGGALVVLVLLVLLGLAGRRWLQKGGCPSQGETAAVAPGFDNIVFNADGVTLPASLTDSQ from the exons ATGCGTCTGCCCCACCACCTCCTGCTGGCCTTGCTCCTGG CAGCAGGGCCCCCAGGCCGGGCCTGGGTCCCCAACGACTGCAGGGCCCCCAGCGAGGCCGCGTGCAATTTCGTGTGTGACTGCCCAGACTGCTCTGACGAGGCCCAGTGCG GTTACCACGGGGTCTCGCCCGCCCCGGGCGCCCCCTTCGCCTGTGACTTCGAGCGAGACTCCTGCGGCTGGCGGGACATCAGCACCTCAGGCTACAGGTGGCTGCGAGACCGGGCAGGAGCCACACTGGAGCCTCTGGGGCCGCGCTCAGACCACACTCTCGGCACAGACCTCG GCTGGTACACGGCTGTTGGCACGCACCGCGGGAAAGAGGCGTCCACGGCAGCCCTGCGCTCCCCTGTCCTGCACGACGCCGCCCCCACCTGTGAGCTGAGGCTCTGGCACCACACGGCCACTGGAG ATGTGGCTGAGCTGCGGCTAGAGCTGACCCACAGGGCCGAGACGCTGACCCTGTGGCAGAGCTCTGGGCCCTGGGGCCCAGGCTGGCAGGAGCTGGTGGTGGCCACTGGCCGCATCCGGGGCGACTTCTGG GTGACCTTCTCTGCCACCCGAAATGCCACCCACAGGGGCACCGTGGCCTTGGACGACGTGGTCTTCCGGGCCTGTGGGCTGCCCA CCCCCCAGGCACGCTGCCCCCTGGGGTACCACCACTGTGGGAACATGGCCTGCGTGGAGCCCCACCAGCTGTGCGACGGAGAGGACAACTGTGGGGACGGCTCAGATGAGGACACGCCCACCTGCC GCCGCCACACGGCCACCGACTTCGAGACGGGCCTGGGCCCGTGGAACCGCTCGGAGGGCTGGGCCCGGAACCACAGTGCCGGCCCCAGGCCGCCAGCCTGGCCGCGCCGGGACCACAGCCGCAATAGCGCGCAGG GCTCCTTCCTGGTCTCCGTGGCCGAGCCCAGCGCCCCCGCTGTCCTCTCCAGCCCCGAGTTCCAAGCCTCAGGCCCCCACCACTGCTCG CTTATCTTCTACCACTACCTGCACGGGTCTGAGGGTGGCTGCCTCCAGCTGTTCCTGCAGATTCAGAGCCCAGGCTCCCCTCAGGGCCCCGTCCTGCTGCGCAGGCGCCACGGAGAGCTGGGGGCCGCCTGGGTCCGAGACCGGGTCGACGTCCAGAGCGACCACCCCTTCCGG ATTCTGCTCACTGGGCACACAGGCCCAGGCGGTGTCGTGAGTTTGGATGACCTCATCCTGTCGGACCACTGCCAGCCAGTCCCAG AGGTGTCTGGATCACCTCCTGGGCTCTGGGCCGCAGCCCCCTGGCGCCAGCCGTCCAGCCTGCGGCCCCGGGACTTCTGCGAGCCGGGACATCTTTCCTGCGGGGACCTGTGCGTCCCCCCAGAGCAGCTCTGTGACTTCCAGCAACAGTGCGAGGGGGGCGAGGATGAGCAGGACTGTG GCACCACGGACTTTGAGCCCCTCACAGCGGGGGGCTGGGAGGATGCCAGCGTGGGGCGACTGCAGTGGGGGCGTCTCCTGGCCCAGGAGAGCCGGGGCCCTGGCGCAGGCGCCCGCAGGACTGCTGCTG GGCACTTCCTGTCCCTGCAGAGGGCCTGGGGACAGCTGGCGGCAGAGGCCCGGGTCCTCACACCTCCCCTGGGTCCCTCGGGCCCCCGCTGTGAGCTCCACATGGCTTACTATTTCCAGAGTAACCCCCAAg GCTTCCTGGCCCTGGTCGTGGTGGAGGACAGCAACCGTGAGCTGGTGTGGCAAGCCCCGGGCAGCAGCCAGGGCTGGAGGATGGACAGAGTCCTTCTTGGGGCACGCCGCCGGCCTTTCCGC CTGGAGTTTGTCGGCCTGGTGGATTTGGACGGCCCTGGCCAGCAGGGCGCTGGAGTGGACGATGTGACCTTGAAGGACTGCAGCCCCGTGACAGCCACTGAGAAGGACTCAG AGGTCTCCTGTAACTTCGAGCGGGACACGTGCGGCTGGTACACCGGCCACCTCACAGATGCCCACTGGCGCCGGATCCAGAGCCACGGCCCCGGGTACGACCACACCACAGGCCGAG CTCAGCCCGGTGTCCCTGCCGCAGGCTACTTCTTGCTTCTGGACCCCACGGAGCCCCCAGCCCGGGGCCCTGGTGCCCACCTGCTCACCCAGCCCCAGGTGCCCACAGCTCCTCAGGAGTGCCTCTCCTTCTGGTATCACCTCCACGGGCCCCAGATCG GGACACTGCGCCTGGTGCTGAGGCgggaaggagaggcagacacGCTCCTGTGGTCACGGACCGGCACCCATGGCAACCACTGGCACGAGGCCTGGGCCACCCTCCACCACCAGCCGGGCTCTGGCACCAAGTACCAA ctgcTGTTCGAGGGCTCCCGGGACGGCTACCACGGCACGATGGGCCTGGACGACGTGGCCCTGCGACCCGGGCCCTGCTGGGCCCCCAGGCGGTGCTCCTTTGAGGACTCAGCCTGTGGCTTCTCCAGCGGGGGCCAAGGCCTCTGGACGCGCCAGCCCAATGCCACGGGCCACGCCGCCTGGGGCCCCCGCGCTGACCACACCACGGGGACGGCTCAAG GGCACTACATGATGGTGGACACGAGCCCCCGGGCCCTGCCCCCCGGCCACGTGGCCTCCCTGACCTCAGAGGAGCACCAGCCTCTGGCCCGGCCTGCCTGCCTGACCTTCTGGTACCACCTGAGCCTCAGAAACCCAG GCACCCTGCAGGTCCACGTGGGGGAGGCCGAGAGGCAGCAGGTGCTCAGCATCAGTGCCCACGGAGGGTCCGCCTGGCGCCTGGGGAGTGTGGACGTGCAGGCCGAGAGGGCCTGGAGG GTGGTGTTCGAGGCGGTAGCCGCCGGCGTGGAGCACTCCTATATCGCGCTGGACGACCTGCTCCTCCAGGACGGGCCCTGCCCTCGGCCAG CTTCCTGTGACTTTGAGGCTGGCCTGTGTGGCTGGAGTCatctggcctggcctggcctgggaggGTACAGCTGGGACTGGAGCAGTGGGGCCGCACCTTCCCGctacccccagcccctggtggaTCACACTCTGGGCACAGAGACAG GACACTTCGTGCTCTTTGAAACCCACGTGCTGGGCCCGGGGGGCCAGGCAGCCTGGCTGCACAGCCAGCCTCTGCCCGCCACCGAGGCCTCCTGCCTCCGCTTCTGGTACCACATGGGCTTCCCGGAGCACTTCT ACAAGGGCCAGCTGCGGGTGCTCCTGAACAGCGCCCGGGGCCAGCTGGCCGTGTGGAGCATGGGCGGGCGCCTGCGGCACCAGTGGCTGCTGGGCCAGGTGGAGGTGGCCAGCGCAGAGGAGTTCCAG ATCGTGTTTGAAGCCACTCTAAGCGGCCAGCCAGCCGTGGGGCCCATCGCCCTGGACGACGTCGAGTATCTGGACGGACGGCACTGCCAGCTGCCTGCACCCGGCCGGG GGGACACGGTAGTGGCCACATCGGTGCCAGCCGCGGTCGGCGGTGCCCTCGTCGTCCTTGTCCTCCTCGTCCTGCTAGGACTGGCGGGACGACGCTGGCTGCAGAAGGGGGGCTGCCCGTCGCAGGGCGAGACAGCGGCTGTGGCCCCCGGCTTTGACAACATCGTCTTCAATGCG gACGGTGTCACTCTGCCGGCCTCACTCACCGACAGCCAGTAG
- the PHPT1 gene encoding 14 kDa phosphohistidine phosphatase isoform X2: protein MAAADLAQIADVDIDPDGVFKYVLIRVHAAPPSDAPAGKSKEIVRGYKWAEYHADIYDKVSGEMQKKGYSCECLGGGRISHQSQDKKIHVYGYSMGYGRAQHSVSTEKIKAVYPDYEVTWADDGY, encoded by the exons ATGGCGGCGGCGGACCTCGCCCAGATAGCCGATGTGGACATCGATCCCGACGGCGTCTTCAAGTACGTGCTAATCCGAGTCCACGCGGCGCCGCCCTCCGACGCCCCGGCCGGGAAGAGCAAGGAGATCGTGCGGGGCTATAAGTGGGCCGAGTACCACG CCGACATCTATGACAAGGTATCGGGCGAGATGCAGAAGAAGGGCTATAGCTGTGAGTGCCTGGGAGGCGGGCGCATCTCCCACCAGAGCCAGGACAAGAAGATCCACGTGTATGGCTACTCCATG GGTTATGGTCGTGCCCAGCACTCAGTCTCCACTGAGAAGATCAAAGCCGTGTACCCGGACTACGAGGTCACCTGGGCCGACGACGGTTACTGA
- the PHPT1 gene encoding 14 kDa phosphohistidine phosphatase isoform X1 → MAAADLAQIADVDIDPDGVFKYVLIRVHAAPPSDAPAGKSKEIVRGYKWAEYHADIYDKVSGEMQKKGYSCECLGGGRISHQSQDKKIHVYGYSMDRLRPGLEGPRARTAHLGGQLTLGGQGGLATSGSSGPPP, encoded by the exons ATGGCGGCGGCGGACCTCGCCCAGATAGCCGATGTGGACATCGATCCCGACGGCGTCTTCAAGTACGTGCTAATCCGAGTCCACGCGGCGCCGCCCTCCGACGCCCCGGCCGGGAAGAGCAAGGAGATCGTGCGGGGCTATAAGTGGGCCGAGTACCACG CCGACATCTATGACAAGGTATCGGGCGAGATGCAGAAGAAGGGCTATAGCTGTGAGTGCCTGGGAGGCGGGCGCATCTCCCACCAGAGCCAGGACAAGAAGATCCACGTGTATGGCTACTCCATG GATAGGCTGCGCCCTGGGCTGGAGGGCCCACGCGCAAGGACTGCTCACCTTGGCGGCCAGCTTACCCTGGGCGGTCAGGGAGGGCTGGCCACGTCCGGCTCCAGCGGGCCCCCTCCATAG